A region of Paenibacillus sp. 37 DNA encodes the following proteins:
- the abc-f gene encoding ribosomal protection-like ABC-F family protein codes for MMTLVRLHEVSKEWNGNELFTGLNLEINEGERLAILGRNGCGKTTLLRIILGEEHGGGRIERHIPQQEWGFMRQRSEIEAGMNVLDAVRRESGQIYEVKRNLEELEQRLSISTEADEELLAAYTQVMEQYEQLNGYMWETEVEKVLTRLGLSAEHWNRPYHSLSGGQKTKARLAGLLVSKPKFLILDEPTNHLDEGSMRWLEEWLSTYEGTLLFVSHDRTFIDQVATGVIEFSPDALTKYKGGYSDYKIHKERELREQETIYRRQELERKALEETIRNYQEWFHKAHNSATDVEVKITQSFYKAKANKNISRYHAKQKQLERLERERVDKPREAAKLNMELQMNPLAARQLLALEEVSFSYTGNEPVLRNLRITVERGDRLAVRGPNGTGKTTLLKLMIGELEPSQGKVTRHPQLRIGYFSQELEGLPENLTLLDSLLTLPSMTQSAARTILGCFLFSRDDVFKRIGDLSMGEKCRVAFLRLYFGGANLLVLDEPTNYLDIDTQEVMENVLKQASGALVLVSHDRMLTKTLANRLCDLEAGGTATLFEGGVSDWEQSSKLRKHALETRESDDERLRLEMRLSELLSPVSNAGKDILTQREQSNERAIEAAEIREIQQRLKQLKDKGASIN; via the coding sequence ATGATGACATTGGTACGCTTACATGAAGTATCAAAAGAGTGGAACGGTAATGAATTGTTTACAGGATTGAATTTGGAGATTAATGAGGGCGAGCGACTCGCTATTTTGGGTCGCAACGGATGCGGCAAGACAACGTTGTTACGTATCATTTTGGGTGAGGAGCATGGTGGTGGACGGATTGAACGTCATATCCCTCAGCAGGAATGGGGGTTCATGCGCCAGCGCTCGGAGATTGAGGCCGGGATGAATGTACTGGACGCGGTCCGGCGTGAGAGCGGTCAGATCTATGAAGTAAAACGGAACTTGGAAGAACTGGAACAACGTTTGAGCATCAGCACTGAAGCGGACGAAGAGCTGCTTGCAGCTTATACACAAGTGATGGAGCAGTATGAACAGTTGAACGGTTATATGTGGGAAACTGAGGTAGAGAAAGTACTGACTCGCCTTGGATTATCTGCAGAGCATTGGAATAGACCCTATCATTCCTTGAGCGGTGGACAAAAAACAAAGGCTCGTTTGGCGGGACTACTTGTCAGCAAGCCCAAATTCCTGATCCTGGATGAACCGACGAATCATCTGGATGAGGGAAGCATGCGCTGGCTTGAAGAGTGGTTATCCACATATGAAGGTACACTGTTATTTGTATCACACGATCGTACGTTTATTGATCAGGTAGCGACAGGAGTGATTGAGTTCAGTCCAGATGCCCTGACCAAATACAAAGGTGGATACTCCGACTACAAGATCCACAAAGAGCGTGAATTACGCGAACAGGAAACGATCTACCGCAGGCAGGAATTGGAACGTAAGGCGCTGGAAGAAACGATTCGGAATTATCAGGAATGGTTCCATAAAGCGCATAATTCGGCAACCGATGTGGAGGTGAAGATCACCCAGAGCTTCTACAAGGCCAAAGCCAACAAAAATATTTCACGATACCATGCGAAACAAAAACAGCTGGAACGTTTGGAGCGGGAACGGGTGGATAAACCTCGTGAAGCTGCAAAGTTGAACATGGAATTACAGATGAATCCACTGGCTGCACGCCAGCTTCTTGCGCTGGAAGAAGTGAGTTTTTCATACACGGGTAACGAGCCAGTGCTTCGCAACCTTCGAATCACTGTTGAACGTGGAGACCGTCTTGCCGTAAGAGGCCCCAATGGAACAGGAAAAACTACACTGTTGAAGCTGATGATTGGTGAGCTGGAACCTTCGCAAGGCAAGGTCACACGGCATCCACAGCTGAGAATCGGTTACTTTTCACAGGAACTGGAGGGACTTCCCGAGAATCTGACCCTGCTGGACAGCTTGCTTACCCTTCCATCCATGACACAAAGTGCGGCACGAACCATTCTGGGATGTTTTCTGTTTTCCAGAGATGATGTGTTCAAGCGCATTGGGGATTTGAGCATGGGGGAAAAGTGCAGAGTGGCATTTTTGAGATTGTATTTTGGCGGAGCAAATCTGCTAGTGCTGGACGAACCAACGAACTATCTGGACATTGATACCCAGGAAGTCATGGAGAATGTATTAAAACAGGCTTCAGGTGCTTTGGTGCTTGTATCCCATGACCGGATGCTGACAAAGACACTCGCGAATCGATTGTGCGATCTGGAGGCTGGAGGCACAGCAACTTTGTTTGAAGGAGGCGTGTCGGATTGGGAGCAGTCAAGCAAACTTCGGAAGCATGCGCTGGAGACCCGGGAATCCGATGACGAGAGGTTGCGATTGGAGATGCGCCTGTCGGAGTTGCTGTCTCCTGTGAGCAATGCTGGAAAAGACATTCTGACACAGCGCGAGCAATCGAATGAGCGAGCAATCGAGGCAGCTGAGATTCGCGAAATCCAGCAGCGCCTAAAACAATTGAAAGATAAGGGTGCAAGCATAAATTAG
- the pheS gene encoding phenylalanine--tRNA ligase subunit alpha, with amino-acid sequence MKERLEALKIEALEQLSGVNDPQTLGDLRVKYLGKKGALTEILRGMGALSAEERPVIGQVANDVRAAIEEVIDSKQDQFQKEETAKRLQSEKIDVTLPGRRGRQGGLHPLTKVVQEIEDIFIGMGYRVAEGPEVEMDYYNFEALNLPKNHPARDMQDSFYVTEDLLMRTHTSPVQVRTMQSMKGEVPVKVICPGKVYRRDDDDATHSFQFNQVEGLVISENIRMSDLKGTLLQFVREMFGSHTEIRLRPSFFPFTEPSAEVDVTCVQCGGSGCRVCKQTGWLEILGGGMVHPKVLEMGGYDPEKYSGFAFGMGVERIAMLKYGVDDIRHFYNSDLTFLKQFGRL; translated from the coding sequence ATGAAAGAACGTTTAGAGGCATTGAAGATCGAAGCGCTGGAGCAGTTGTCTGGTGTGAATGATCCGCAGACGCTCGGTGATCTGCGTGTAAAGTATTTGGGGAAAAAGGGTGCATTAACTGAAATTTTGCGCGGTATGGGTGCACTTAGTGCGGAGGAACGTCCAGTTATTGGTCAAGTAGCCAATGATGTTCGGGCTGCCATTGAGGAAGTCATCGACAGCAAGCAGGATCAGTTCCAGAAGGAAGAGACGGCGAAGCGTCTGCAATCCGAGAAAATTGATGTGACTCTGCCAGGACGTCGTGGACGTCAAGGCGGACTGCATCCACTGACCAAAGTGGTACAGGAGATCGAAGATATTTTCATCGGTATGGGATACCGCGTTGCGGAAGGTCCTGAAGTCGAAATGGATTATTACAACTTTGAAGCATTGAATCTACCGAAGAATCACCCGGCGCGCGATATGCAGGATTCCTTCTATGTTACCGAAGACTTGTTGATGCGTACCCATACATCGCCGGTTCAAGTACGTACCATGCAGAGCATGAAGGGCGAAGTGCCTGTCAAAGTCATCTGCCCAGGTAAAGTATACCGCCGTGATGACGACGATGCGACGCACTCTTTCCAATTCAACCAGGTTGAAGGATTGGTCATTAGCGAAAACATTCGTATGAGCGATCTGAAAGGGACCCTGCTGCAATTCGTGCGCGAAATGTTCGGTTCCCACACGGAAATTCGTCTGCGTCCAAGTTTCTTCCCGTTCACAGAGCCAAGTGCGGAAGTGGATGTAACCTGTGTACAATGTGGAGGCAGCGGCTGTCGGGTATGTAAACAAACAGGCTGGCTTGAGATTTTGGGGGGCGGTATGGTTCACCCGAAAGTACTGGAAATGGGTGGTTATGATCCGGAGAAATACAGTGGTTTCGCATTTGGTATGGGCGTAGAGCGTATCGCGATGCTGAAGTACGGTGTTGATGATATCCGTCACTTCTACAATAGCGATCTGACCTTCCTGAAGCAATTCGGACGGTTGTAA
- the pheT gene encoding phenylalanine--tRNA ligase subunit beta codes for MRVSTDWLSDYISLEGVTPQELAEKITRAGVEIDVVENRNKGVNKVVVGYVKSKEKHPDADKLNVCVIDAGQEEDLQIVCGAKNVDAGQKVVVALVGAKLPGGLDIKKAKLRGVVSLGMICSAKELGMNDKLLPKDQQEGILVLPEQTEVGTPISQVLGLDDHVLELDLTPNRSDCLSMRGAAYEVGAILGREVKLPSPKDQLVEIGDVAANHISVEIKAQEQCSHYAARYVTGIKLGASPLWMQNRLMAAGVRPINNIVDITNYVMLEYGQPLHAFDADKLEKGHIEVRMANEGETIVTLDGQERKLEPHMLLITDGVKPVAIAGVMGGENSEVSEGTVNLLLESAKFDGGTVRKTSRQLGLRSEASMRFEKEVDPGAVITALDRAAELIQRYAEGEVHQGIVEAGAEAAEKRVIQLSLDRLNRYLGTDLSLLEVKTIFARLHFACGDADQGLLDVEVPTRRGDITLDVDLFEEIARLYGYDNIPTTWIEGPTTPGAYTRSQAMRRTIRGLLSGSGWQEMISYSFVHPDKATLFPALTQGSKAVKLAMPMSEDRSVLRTSILPQMLDAAVYNMNRKQDSLAVFEVGNVFFTEEDQLTKQPHEIPVLGLLLTGNRASQQWNVGAEKVDFFDLKGALEHLFAYVGLEQRIRLVANSPEGFHPGRSASVYLEGKDGGEGTLIGTLGQLHPELQQQYDLNDVYIAEIALESIYSEADADIRYRELPRFPAMERDIAVVVNEDVEAGDMLRAIRESAGELLQNVQVFDVFTGSKLGENKKSVAMALVYRNRERTLTDEEVTEVHARVVARLEEQFGAELRK; via the coding sequence ATGAGAGTATCGACAGATTGGCTGTCTGATTATATTTCCCTTGAAGGTGTGACGCCACAGGAATTGGCGGAGAAAATCACCCGTGCGGGTGTCGAAATTGATGTAGTGGAGAACCGCAACAAGGGCGTAAATAAAGTTGTTGTGGGATATGTGAAGAGCAAGGAGAAACACCCGGATGCAGACAAACTGAATGTATGTGTCATCGATGCCGGCCAGGAAGAAGATCTGCAGATCGTGTGTGGTGCGAAAAATGTGGATGCAGGCCAAAAAGTAGTCGTAGCCCTGGTTGGAGCGAAGCTCCCTGGTGGATTGGATATCAAAAAAGCCAAACTGCGCGGCGTTGTCTCCCTTGGCATGATCTGTTCCGCCAAAGAGCTGGGCATGAACGACAAATTGCTGCCAAAAGATCAGCAGGAAGGTATTCTCGTTCTGCCGGAACAAACGGAGGTTGGCACGCCAATCAGCCAGGTTCTTGGTCTCGACGATCATGTGCTTGAACTGGACCTGACACCGAACCGTTCCGACTGTCTCAGCATGCGTGGTGCTGCCTATGAGGTGGGTGCCATTCTGGGTCGTGAAGTGAAGCTGCCAAGTCCCAAAGACCAACTGGTTGAAATTGGTGATGTAGCCGCGAATCATATCTCTGTAGAGATTAAGGCGCAGGAGCAATGCAGTCACTATGCAGCTCGTTATGTAACGGGCATTAAGCTGGGTGCTTCCCCGCTGTGGATGCAAAACCGTCTCATGGCGGCAGGTGTTCGCCCAATCAATAACATCGTTGATATCACGAACTATGTCATGCTGGAATACGGTCAACCGCTACATGCATTCGATGCGGATAAGCTGGAAAAGGGCCATATTGAAGTGCGGATGGCCAACGAAGGCGAAACGATTGTTACGCTGGATGGACAGGAGCGCAAGCTGGAGCCGCACATGTTGCTCATCACGGATGGAGTGAAACCTGTAGCCATCGCTGGGGTTATGGGTGGCGAGAATTCCGAGGTATCGGAAGGCACGGTGAATCTGTTGCTAGAGTCCGCCAAGTTCGACGGCGGGACCGTTCGGAAAACGTCGCGCCAACTGGGGCTGCGTTCCGAAGCAAGCATGCGTTTTGAGAAGGAAGTAGACCCGGGTGCGGTGATTACGGCTTTGGATCGTGCGGCTGAACTGATTCAGCGTTATGCTGAAGGTGAAGTGCACCAAGGAATCGTGGAAGCTGGAGCAGAAGCTGCGGAGAAACGTGTAATTCAATTGTCGCTGGACCGACTGAATCGTTATCTGGGAACGGATCTGTCTTTGCTTGAGGTAAAAACGATCTTCGCTCGCTTGCACTTTGCATGTGGTGATGCTGATCAAGGATTGCTGGATGTGGAAGTGCCAACACGCAGAGGGGATATTACGCTCGATGTAGACTTGTTTGAAGAGATTGCACGCCTGTACGGATACGACAACATTCCAACCACATGGATTGAAGGACCCACGACTCCAGGGGCATATACACGTTCTCAAGCAATGCGCCGCACCATTCGTGGATTGCTCTCAGGCAGTGGCTGGCAGGAAATGATCAGTTACTCCTTTGTGCACCCGGATAAAGCGACCCTGTTCCCGGCGTTGACACAAGGAAGTAAAGCCGTGAAACTCGCGATGCCGATGAGTGAAGACCGCAGTGTGCTTCGTACGAGTATTTTGCCACAAATGCTGGATGCAGCGGTGTATAACATGAACCGTAAACAGGATTCACTGGCTGTATTTGAAGTGGGCAATGTGTTCTTCACCGAAGAAGATCAGTTGACCAAACAACCGCATGAAATCCCAGTACTGGGGCTGCTGCTCACCGGGAATCGTGCAAGCCAGCAGTGGAATGTTGGAGCGGAGAAAGTAGACTTCTTCGATCTGAAAGGTGCTCTTGAGCATCTGTTCGCCTATGTGGGGCTTGAACAACGCATTCGCTTGGTAGCAAACAGCCCTGAAGGATTCCATCCGGGACGTTCCGCATCGGTTTACCTGGAAGGTAAGGATGGCGGGGAAGGCACATTGATCGGTACATTGGGTCAATTGCATCCGGAACTGCAACAGCAGTATGATCTGAATGATGTGTACATCGCAGAGATTGCACTTGAATCGATCTACAGCGAAGCAGACGCTGACATTCGTTATCGTGAGCTTCCGCGTTTCCCAGCCATGGAACGTGATATCGCGGTTGTTGTGAATGAGGATGTTGAAGCTGGAGATATGCTGCGCGCCATTCGTGAATCGGCGGGTGAATTGTTACAAAACGTACAGGTATTCGATGTGTTTACTGGCAGTAAACTGGGTGAAAACAAGAAGAGCGTGGCGATGGCACTGGTATACCGGAATCGTGAACGTACACTCACCGATGAGGAAGTTACTGAAGTTCATGCCCGTGTAGTGGCTCGTCTGGAAGAGCAATTCGGAGCGGAATTGCGTAAATAG
- a CDS encoding cytochrome C oxidase subunit II, which yields MKKGITWLAACMLILVLTACGGAKQSAESGSNGTDADAGVTASEELVIKASNYEFDQPEYHLKKGVPVNIVYKNENGNHGILVPELNLQLDTRNSSKVITPDKVGEFEMSCSVFCGSGHSSMISKIIVEE from the coding sequence ATGAAGAAAGGCATAACATGGCTTGCTGCCTGTATGTTAATTCTGGTCCTCACTGCATGTGGAGGGGCGAAACAGTCCGCAGAATCTGGCAGCAATGGAACCGATGCTGATGCTGGAGTCACAGCCAGTGAAGAATTGGTGATCAAGGCAAGTAACTATGAATTCGATCAACCTGAGTACCATCTTAAAAAAGGCGTTCCCGTTAACATTGTTTATAAAAATGAAAACGGAAATCACGGTATCCTTGTGCCTGAGCTGAATCTTCAACTGGATACCAGAAATAGCTCCAAAGTCATAACCCCGGACAAAGTTGGTGAGTTTGAAATGTCCTGTTCTGTCTTCTGTGGTTCAGGACACAGCAGCATGATCTCCAAAATTATCGTTGAAGAATAG
- a CDS encoding aldolase catalytic domain-containing protein encodes MKTNHCKIVDCTIRDGGLVNNWDFSVDFVQQLYAGLNEAGVDYMEIGYKNSPKLLKGAEEAGPWRFLNDDFLRKVIPQKGNTKLSALVDVGRVDENDILPRSESMLDLIRVACYSKDVDKALALVQTFHDRGYETTLNIMALSNVMENELLEAFELIKESAVDVVYIVDSYGSLDHNDVKYLVEKFKTHLPNKRLGVHTHNNMQLAFSNTLVAAELGVELLDASVYGMGRAAGNCPTELLVAHLKGTKYNLRPVLGVLEQLMVPLREKEEWGYILPYMITGALDEHPRSAMAIRSSEDKDKVVDFYDKLTTPEVNFDK; translated from the coding sequence ATGAAGACAAATCATTGCAAAATTGTAGATTGTACGATCCGTGATGGCGGATTGGTGAATAATTGGGACTTTAGCGTGGACTTTGTTCAACAGCTGTATGCTGGATTGAATGAAGCTGGCGTTGATTATATGGAAATTGGATATAAGAACTCTCCGAAGTTGCTTAAAGGTGCCGAGGAAGCAGGACCGTGGCGTTTCCTGAACGATGATTTCCTGCGTAAAGTTATTCCTCAAAAAGGAAATACCAAACTGTCTGCACTGGTTGACGTTGGACGTGTGGACGAAAATGATATCTTGCCTCGTAGTGAGAGCATGCTGGATCTGATCCGGGTTGCCTGCTACAGCAAAGATGTGGACAAGGCACTTGCACTGGTTCAAACATTCCATGATCGTGGATATGAAACTACACTTAATATTATGGCACTCTCCAATGTTATGGAGAATGAATTGCTGGAAGCATTTGAATTGATCAAAGAAAGCGCTGTGGATGTTGTTTACATTGTAGACTCCTACGGTAGCTTGGACCATAATGATGTGAAATATCTGGTAGAGAAGTTCAAGACTCACTTGCCTAACAAACGTCTTGGTGTTCACACACATAATAATATGCAACTTGCGTTTTCTAACACATTGGTTGCGGCAGAACTTGGCGTCGAACTGCTTGATGCTTCTGTGTATGGTATGGGCCGTGCTGCTGGAAACTGTCCAACCGAATTGCTCGTAGCTCATCTGAAAGGAACAAAATACAATCTGCGTCCAGTACTTGGTGTATTGGAACAGTTGATGGTTCCACTGAGAGAAAAAGAAGAATGGGGTTACATTCTGCCTTACATGATTACAGGCGCGTTGGACGAGCATCCACGTTCAGCGATGGCGATTCGCTCATCGGAAGACAAGGATAAGGTTGTTGATTTCTATGATAAATTAACAACACCAGAAGTGAATTTTGATAAGTAA
- a CDS encoding phage holin family protein codes for MNFLGHVVRFIIAAIVLMVVSWIVPGFAVGGFWSALLLALVIALLGWIVEGIFGKRVNPFGRGIVGFIVSALVIWLGQYVVDHVEVSLLGAILAALVIGIIDLFIPVSTPFDAGRSSKS; via the coding sequence ATGAATTTCCTGGGACATGTCGTGCGATTTATCATCGCTGCAATTGTATTAATGGTGGTTAGCTGGATCGTTCCCGGATTCGCCGTTGGTGGCTTCTGGAGCGCCCTGTTGCTTGCTCTTGTCATTGCCCTGCTCGGCTGGATCGTTGAAGGTATCTTCGGCAAAAGAGTCAACCCGTTTGGTCGCGGTATTGTCGGATTTATCGTTAGCGCACTGGTGATTTGGCTTGGTCAATATGTTGTAGATCATGTTGAAGTCAGCCTGCTCGGTGCCATTCTCGCTGCGCTGGTTATCGGGATTATCGATCTCTTCATCCCGGTATCCACCCCTTTTGATGCCGGACGAAGCTCCAAAAGTTAA
- a CDS encoding EAL domain-containing protein, which yields MKVNLQDQRKISWVAVCGLLCFLASQWFRSSSSSDLTISGYPVLTLLGGFAAAAACIGIYNQSWLFRTQKLTLRRTVLTTLFLLIGLFELVHIVSFAEEIPNGAMMESDFSLMMSTMGSLVCSVGLLLVYTLNEKEIALPRKFLLFSGTLGTFVILYILAIQEWSMLPSMLDGDVLGGIFTRVHFMVGLLYGIIAVLLFVQWKKTKDGDLPTILCGILCFFFGECYFVSATGVNDLNLLLGLLSNCMAYFFIQKGLYTSVVDTPFLQQQVAEAKMNYIAHHDDVTGLPNRRRLSQRLKKMMDDAVVEEQLVGVLVLNINRFKTINDSLGQQAANRVLRQVGQRLKHLSLPGEEVFGLGRDEFALTMTDFSSTDTALRRTRSILQLFEKPVLVDGNEYHLTLGIGMAIFPHDGESPLEIIQNADTALHSAKEQGMELNRFAHAMQMKAQERLQLENDLRKALDRGQFYLVYQPQVNLQSGLIVGMEALVRWQHPQRGPVSPAEFIPLAEESGLIVPLGEWVLREACAQNKQWQEAGYRKLCVSVNLSMRQFRHSHLLDNINGILKETGLEPVWLELEITESMTFDKDRSFEQLRKIKEIGVHISIDDFGTGYSSLHYLKDLPIDRLKIDRSFVNEVMEDSNNAAIVSTITSMAHHLQLKVTAEGVENEDQMVFLRNQHCHEAQGYFFSKPIKAAEFEKQFLRDVDKPTG from the coding sequence ATGAAGGTTAATCTGCAAGATCAGAGAAAAATAAGTTGGGTCGCTGTATGCGGCTTATTGTGTTTCCTCGCAAGTCAATGGTTTCGTTCTTCTTCAAGCTCTGATCTGACCATATCGGGTTACCCGGTTTTGACACTCTTGGGTGGATTTGCTGCGGCAGCAGCTTGTATCGGCATCTATAATCAAAGCTGGTTGTTTCGGACACAGAAGCTAACCCTTCGGAGGACAGTATTGACCACACTCTTTTTATTGATTGGTCTGTTTGAACTGGTTCATATCGTTTCATTTGCAGAAGAGATTCCAAATGGAGCCATGATGGAATCGGATTTCTCCTTAATGATGTCAACCATGGGATCTTTGGTATGTTCTGTAGGTTTACTGCTCGTGTATACCTTAAATGAGAAAGAAATTGCATTACCACGCAAATTCTTACTGTTCAGTGGGACATTGGGTACCTTTGTTATTTTGTACATACTGGCTATTCAGGAATGGAGTATGTTGCCAAGTATGCTTGATGGAGATGTGCTTGGTGGAATCTTCACCCGCGTTCATTTTATGGTTGGATTGCTCTATGGCATTATTGCAGTTCTTTTGTTTGTACAATGGAAAAAAACCAAAGATGGTGATCTACCAACCATTCTGTGTGGCATTCTGTGTTTCTTTTTTGGTGAATGTTATTTTGTTTCAGCAACTGGGGTGAACGATCTCAATTTGCTGTTAGGATTGCTGAGTAATTGTATGGCCTATTTTTTCATTCAAAAAGGGCTGTATACGTCCGTAGTGGACACGCCTTTCCTGCAACAGCAGGTCGCGGAAGCCAAGATGAACTATATTGCTCATCATGATGATGTAACGGGACTTCCAAACCGTCGTCGCCTTTCACAGCGGTTGAAAAAGATGATGGATGATGCCGTGGTGGAGGAACAGCTTGTTGGTGTACTGGTCCTGAATATTAATCGGTTCAAAACCATTAATGATTCGCTCGGACAGCAAGCAGCTAACCGGGTTTTGCGTCAGGTAGGCCAACGACTGAAACATTTGTCACTTCCAGGAGAAGAAGTCTTTGGATTGGGAAGAGATGAGTTTGCATTAACGATGACAGATTTCAGTTCAACCGATACAGCGTTGCGTCGGACAAGATCCATATTGCAACTTTTTGAGAAGCCGGTCTTGGTTGATGGCAATGAGTATCATCTTACACTTGGAATCGGGATGGCCATTTTCCCACATGATGGCGAATCACCACTGGAGATTATTCAGAATGCCGATACGGCTTTGCACAGTGCTAAGGAACAAGGAATGGAACTGAATCGTTTTGCCCATGCGATGCAGATGAAGGCACAGGAGCGTTTGCAGCTTGAGAATGATCTGCGCAAGGCGTTGGATCGAGGTCAGTTCTACCTGGTTTACCAGCCGCAGGTTAATCTGCAAAGTGGGCTAATCGTTGGCATGGAAGCCTTGGTGCGTTGGCAGCATCCGCAGCGAGGCCCGGTATCTCCGGCGGAATTTATTCCTCTGGCTGAAGAGAGTGGGCTCATTGTGCCACTTGGCGAATGGGTGCTTCGTGAAGCGTGTGCACAGAACAAACAGTGGCAGGAAGCCGGTTATCGTAAACTGTGTGTTTCGGTGAATCTGTCGATGAGACAATTCAGGCATTCCCATTTGTTGGACAATATCAATGGCATTCTCAAAGAGACGGGACTAGAGCCTGTATGGCTTGAACTGGAGATTACAGAGAGCATGACATTTGACAAAGACCGGTCATTCGAACAGTTGCGCAAAATCAAAGAAATTGGTGTGCATATCAGTATTGATGATTTTGGAACGGGATACAGCTCGTTGCACTATCTGAAGGATCTGCCGATTGATCGACTCAAAATTGACCGTTCATTCGTGAATGAAGTCATGGAGGACAGCAATAACGCCGCAATCGTATCTACCATCACTTCAATGGCACATCATTTACAACTGAAAGTCACAGCTGAGGGCGTGGAGAACGAAGATCAGATGGTCTTTCTTCGCAATCAACACTGTCACGAGGCTCAGGGTTATTTCTTCAGCAAACCGATTAAAGCCGCTGAATTTGAAAAGCAGTTTTTGAGAGATGTGGATAAGCCTACAGGCTAG